A window of Bradyrhizobium diazoefficiens genomic DNA:
CACTGCGCAGTTCACCCATCTAGAAAGCTCATTGAAAATATATGATTTAATCTGTTTAAAAACGTGATTTAATTATAACAACGAAACGTTGTATGCCATTATGATGCATCTTCGCGTCACGCAAACCAGGAGGGACGGACCGATGGCTGTTCTCTTTGGCGATACGAGTGGCTCACTCAACGGACGGCAGCATGGCGGAGCCCAGACACTGGTCGGCTCCGATCCGGCGAACACACTGTTCGGGGATGCTGGCTTGGACTTGCTCGGCCACGCGGTCGGGGGCAACGACACGTTGCTGACCTTCGGTTCCGGAAGCCTGTTTGGAGACGCGGGGGAAGACATTTCTGATCATGCCCGGGGCGGCGACGACGCGTTATCTGCCCAGGTGCCGGAATCTGTTCTGACCTCCGGCGAGACATTCACTCTGAACATGTACGGCGATGCTGGAGGTAATATCTCGAACGGAGCCGTTGCCGGCAATGACACCCTCACTGTCGAGTTACCGCTGGGCTTTGCGCCGGAAGTGAGCGTGAATGCCTATGGTGACGCCGGCGAAACAATGTCCGGTCAAGCCCGTGGAGGCGATGATAATTTCGGGGTTTCCGGCGGCGGGCATCAAACAATCACCGTCTATGGAGACGCGGGCGGAAACATGTTCAATCGCGCGGCCGGCGGCAACGACACATTCGTTGGTTACATCGGACCGGATAGTAATGTCCTGTTCTATGGCGACGCCGGCGGAAGCCTGCTCGGGCATGCCCGCGGCGGCGATGACAGCTTCACTGCGAGCGGATCTGAGTACAACACCTACCTGTATGGTGACGCGGGCGGTGACATGGCCGGGCACGCGGCTGGCGGCAACGACAGCTTCGCGGTGAGCGGGATCAATCCGTTCAATTTCGTCTATGGCGACGCCGGTGGAAGCATGTCCGCCTCCGCCACCGGCGGGAATGACACGTTCAATGACTCGAGCGATGTAACACTGACTGATAGAAATGTCTTCTCGGGCGACGCTGGCGGGAACATGTCCGGTTCCGCCCGCGGCGGGGATGACACGTTCAACAAGACCGGCCTGGGAGGAAGTACGTTCTATGGCGACGCCGCAGGCGATATGTCTGATCGTGCCGAGGGCGGCGATGACACATTCCAGGCCTCGGGCACACACGACCAAAATGTCTTCTACGGCGATGCTGGCGGCAACATGGGTGATCGAGCCGTCGGCGGCGACGACATCTACATCGGTGGCAACGTATTCCCTGGGCTCGTCAATCAGGCCTATGGGGATGCGTCGACCATGTCGGGCCACGCGGACGGCGGTAACGACATGCTGGTCGGCGGCGATGATCCGAATCCGCATCCGGCGGGTAGCTACGAAACCATTCTCGTCGGCGATGCCCGGTCCATGTCCGACTACGCACGCGGCGGCGATGACAAACTGGTAAGCGGCACCGGAAATGACGACATCTGGGGCGATGCCCAGACGATGCTTGGCTTCGCAAAAGGTGGTAACGACACATTCGTGTTCAAATTCGACAACGGCCACGACAAGATCGAGGATTTCGGGCAGGGGCTGTCGAACTTGGGAACCGATCACATCGATGTCTCGGCGCTTCGCATCGAGAACTTCGGCGATCTGAGTATCTCACTGTTTGATCCTGTAACGCACGAGAGCACGATCACGTTCGGTTCAGGCAACGACGTGGTGGTGCATAGCGAGCAAGCACTCAGACCTCAGGATTTTATCTTCGCGCCACATCAGGACGGTTTGTTGACGTGAGCGGATGCTCAAGACTGCCCGCACGCTCGACATATATTTCAGCCTCGTGCCTCCTTGAGGGCGACGAGGTCATCGAGTCGCCTATCCAGATGACCGGACACGAGAACGGCTCGCCCGACCGCCGCTTGTGATCCTGAATGGAGGAGGAGAGGATTTCGACCCCACACGGCAGGCGTGCTGACGCCAGAAATGCAGACGCGCTCAACTAACGGCAGAATGTCCCCCGGCTTTGAGAGAAGGTGCGCAGTAGCTCGTGAGTGGCACCATTATCCGATCAAGGCCGCGCGGCCCTGCGCGGTAATGCGGTATTCGATGTCGCCCGATGCCTGGGGGATTGCCTCAACTAGGCCAGACTCCACCAGGCGCGCGACAAGCTCGTGATCGAACAGCGGAGTGCTGATCCACGGGTGGGAAGTTAACTGCTGCAGAAACGCACGTTCGATTTCGGTCAGGTCCACGGCTGGCTCTCCGAGGACAACTCAACGGGCATTAGTGCCGTTCCGCTTCAGTAAGGGGGACAAACCCATCACGTGGGACCTAAACCGCTTACAAGCCCGATGACTATGGGGACGAGCCCGACGACGATCCATAGGACAGGTGAGCTGGACGACAGGCCGGCAGCAATGATCCAGACGCCGAAGAGGGCGATGATCGTCGAAATCGCATAAGCAACCGCTCTGTCCATGGGCGAACCGCGGGGTTTGTCGCCATTCGACGCCGAGTCGGGCCAAACGTTCCTGCGCAAGCGCTTCCGAGGGATAACAGCGGGGCCGCCAGTGCGAACCGGCGCGCGGCAAGCTGTCGGAAATGGCATCCCAAAGGCAGCGACCCCAGCTAATGCACGCCGGGGCCGCTTTATTTGGTCGGCAAGCGGAACGACTTTCCCCATTCGGAGTCGAATCCAAGCTCTCGACCAGTCCCCAAGTCAGAAGCCCCCCGTCGGGAGCAAACCTTCCCCAAGGTTGGCGACCTCGGACCCCAAACCGAGGTCGTTTGTGTATTCAGGCCCTGCCGCCTCAACTCAATAATCAGCGCCTCTGGCGCGCAAGCTGCCGTTCCCCTTGGGAGGGGCAGATCCGGGCCCCGCCGGGCTTCCCCTGGCGGCTCGCATGGCCTATGACGCCGCAACGCAAAAATCCCCATAAAAAGTCCCCATGATCCGCCTCGACAACGTCAGCAAGCAAGCCGGCCACCAGATCCTGTTCATCGAAGCCTCCGCGGCCCTCAACAAGGGCGAGAAGATCGGCCTCGTCGGCCCCAACGGCGCCGGCAAGAGCACGCTGTTCCGGATGATCGCCGGCGAGGACCTGCCCGACGAGGGCCAGGTCTCGATCGATCGCGGCATCACCATCGGCTATTTCAACCAGGACGTCGGCGAGATGAGCGGCCGCAGTGCCGTGGCTGAGGTCATGGATGGTGCGGGCCCCGTCAGCGAGGTCGCGGCGGAGCTGCGCGAGCTCGAGGCGGCGATGGCTGATCCCGACCAAGCCGACCAGATGGACGAGATCATCGCCCGTTACGGCGAGGTGCAGCACCGTTTCGAGGAGCTCGACGGCTATGCGCTCGACGGCCGCGCGCGCGAAGCGCTGTCCGGCCTCGGCTTCAGCCAGGAGATGATGGACGGCGACGTCGGAAAACTCTCCGGCGGCTGGAAGATGCGCGTCGCGCTGGCCCGTATTCTCCTGATGCGTCCTGACGTCATGCTGCTCGACGAACCGAGCAACCATCTCGACCTCGAAAGCCTGATCTGGCTGGAAAAGTTCCTGCACGATTACGAAGGCACGTTGCTGATGACATCGCACGACCGCGAGTTCATCAATCGCGTGATCTCGAAGGTGATCGAGATCGACAGCGGCTCGCTTACCACCTACGCCGGCGACTACGAGTTCTACGAGCAGCAGCGCGCGCAGAATGAGAAGCAGCAGCAGGCGCAGTTCGAGCGCCAGCAGGCCATGCTCGCCAAGGAGATCAAGTTCATTGAGCGCTTCAAGGCGCGCGCCTCGCATGCGGCGCAGGTGCAGAGCCGGGTGAAGAAGCTCGACAAGATCGAGCGGGTCGAGCCGCCGCGCCGCCGCCAGACGGTGGCGTTCGATTTCCCGCCGGCGCCGCGTTCGGGCGAGGACGTCGTGGCGCTCAAGAGCGTCCACAAGGGCTACGGCAGCAAGCGCATTTATGACGGCCTCGATTTCATGATCCGCCGCAGGGAGCGCTGGTGCGTGATGGGCGTCAACGGGGCCGGCAAGTCGACGCTGCTCAAGCTGGTCGCGGGCGCGAGCGAGCCGGATCAGGGCACGGTGGCGGTCGGCGGCAGCGTCAAGATGGGCTATTTTGCCCAGCATGCGATGGACCTGCTCGACGGCGAGCGCACCGTGTTCCAGTCGCTGGAAGACGCATTTCCGACCGCAGGGCAAGGATCCTTGCGCGCGCTCGCCGGCTGCTTCGGCTTCTCCGGCGACGATGTCGAGAAGCGCTGCCGCGTGTTGTCAGGCGGTGAGAAGGCCCGCCTGGTGATGGCCAAGATGCTGTTCGACCCGCCGAACTTCCTGGTGCTGGACGAGCCGACCAACCATCTCGACCTTGCCACCAAGGAGATGCTGATCACGGCGCTGTCGGATTTCGAGGGCACCATGCTGTTCGTCTCGCACGACCGGCATTTTCTCAGCGTCCTGTCGAACCGCGTGCTGGAGCTGACGCCGGAGGGCATCCACCAGTTCGGCGGCGGCTACACCGAATATGTCGCGCGCACCGGGCAGGAGGCGCCGGGGCTGCGGAGTTAGCATGCCGCCTCGTGCCTTGACGCGTTGATGGGCGCGGCTACGCTTCCAGAAGACGGGGAGCAAACAACCATGAAGCAGCTCAGGATCGGCGACATCACCATCGACGCCGTCATCGAGCGGGAAGGGCCGTGGCGACGGCCGCAGGATTTCTTTCCTGCCTACGACGAGGGCGTGTTCAAACGCCATCTGCCGACGATGGAGCCGGAGGTGTTCGACGCCGCGCGCGGCATGATGGTGATCACCTACCAGAGCTTCGTGGTGCGCACGCCGCGCCACACCATTTTGGTCGATACCTGCACCGGCGAAGACAAGGGCCATCCGCCGCCGTTTGATTTTCCCGGCAAGGAGCGCTGGCGCAACGAACTGTTCGCGCTCGGCGTCGGCTTCGAGCAAATCGACTACGTGTTCTGCACGCACCTGCACATCGACCACACCGGCTGGAATACGACCTTGCGTGACGGGCGCTGGGTGCCGACGTTCCCGAACGCGAAATACGTCTTCCACAAGGGCGAGTACGCGGCCTGGGAGGCGGAGCATGCCAAGGGCAACAACCCGCCCGGCACCGTCTTCCGCGACAATTGCCTGCCGATCATCGAGGCGGGGCAGGCGCTGCTGGTCGACGACGAGTACGCGCTGGACGACACCGTCACCTTGACGCCGACGCCGGGGCATTCGCCGTGCCATTGCTGCATCAACATTGGCTCGAAGGGCCAGCGCGCGGTGGTCGCCGGCGATCTCATGCATCACCAGATCCAGTGCCGCGAGCCGGACTGGTCGGCGAGGCCCGATTGGGATCCGAAGCAGTCGGCGGTGTCGCGGCGGAAGTTCTTTGCTTCCGTCGCCGACACCGACACGCTGATTCTGCCGATTCATTTTCCGGCGCCGACGGTCGGACTGATCAAGCCGCTGGATGGGGCGTTCGACTACCGGTTCAAGCGGGATTGAAGCGCGGCTCTGGATTTGGAAAACGCTTTATCTGCGTTGCGCGAGCACCAGGGCGATGCCGCCGAGCATGGCGGGGAGGCGAGCAGCAGTCGGAGCGTGACCGGCTCGGCCAGCAAGAGCGCACCGCCGATCGCGGCGATGGCAGGGACGGAAAGCTGAACAGAGGCCGCCCGTGCCTGCCG
This region includes:
- a CDS encoding calcium-binding protein, with protein sequence MAVLFGDTSGSLNGRQHGGAQTLVGSDPANTLFGDAGLDLLGHAVGGNDTLLTFGSGSLFGDAGEDISDHARGGDDALSAQVPESVLTSGETFTLNMYGDAGGNISNGAVAGNDTLTVELPLGFAPEVSVNAYGDAGETMSGQARGGDDNFGVSGGGHQTITVYGDAGGNMFNRAAGGNDTFVGYIGPDSNVLFYGDAGGSLLGHARGGDDSFTASGSEYNTYLYGDAGGDMAGHAAGGNDSFAVSGINPFNFVYGDAGGSMSASATGGNDTFNDSSDVTLTDRNVFSGDAGGNMSGSARGGDDTFNKTGLGGSTFYGDAAGDMSDRAEGGDDTFQASGTHDQNVFYGDAGGNMGDRAVGGDDIYIGGNVFPGLVNQAYGDASTMSGHADGGNDMLVGGDDPNPHPAGSYETILVGDARSMSDYARGGDDKLVSGTGNDDIWGDAQTMLGFAKGGNDTFVFKFDNGHDKIEDFGQGLSNLGTDHIDVSALRIENFGDLSISLFDPVTHESTITFGSGNDVVVHSEQALRPQDFIFAPHQDGLLT
- a CDS encoding ABC-F family ATP-binding cassette domain-containing protein, producing MIRLDNVSKQAGHQILFIEASAALNKGEKIGLVGPNGAGKSTLFRMIAGEDLPDEGQVSIDRGITIGYFNQDVGEMSGRSAVAEVMDGAGPVSEVAAELRELEAAMADPDQADQMDEIIARYGEVQHRFEELDGYALDGRAREALSGLGFSQEMMDGDVGKLSGGWKMRVALARILLMRPDVMLLDEPSNHLDLESLIWLEKFLHDYEGTLLMTSHDREFINRVISKVIEIDSGSLTTYAGDYEFYEQQRAQNEKQQQAQFERQQAMLAKEIKFIERFKARASHAAQVQSRVKKLDKIERVEPPRRRQTVAFDFPPAPRSGEDVVALKSVHKGYGSKRIYDGLDFMIRRRERWCVMGVNGAGKSTLLKLVAGASEPDQGTVAVGGSVKMGYFAQHAMDLLDGERTVFQSLEDAFPTAGQGSLRALAGCFGFSGDDVEKRCRVLSGGEKARLVMAKMLFDPPNFLVLDEPTNHLDLATKEMLITALSDFEGTMLFVSHDRHFLSVLSNRVLELTPEGIHQFGGGYTEYVARTGQEAPGLRS
- a CDS encoding MBL fold metallo-hydrolase, whose protein sequence is MKQLRIGDITIDAVIEREGPWRRPQDFFPAYDEGVFKRHLPTMEPEVFDAARGMMVITYQSFVVRTPRHTILVDTCTGEDKGHPPPFDFPGKERWRNELFALGVGFEQIDYVFCTHLHIDHTGWNTTLRDGRWVPTFPNAKYVFHKGEYAAWEAEHAKGNNPPGTVFRDNCLPIIEAGQALLVDDEYALDDTVTLTPTPGHSPCHCCINIGSKGQRAVVAGDLMHHQIQCREPDWSARPDWDPKQSAVSRRKFFASVADTDTLILPIHFPAPTVGLIKPLDGAFDYRFKRD